A region of the Synechococcus sp. PCC 7502 genome:
GCTGAAGAGGGATATTTTTATGCTTCCCAAGATGCCGATAGCGAAGGGCGAGAAGGAAAATTTTGGGTATGGAGTTATCAAGAACTAGAGCGAATTTTGACAAAATCAGAACTCCAAGCTCTAACAAAGGAATTTACAATCACGCCCGCAGGTAATTTTGAGGGTAATAATGTTCTAAAACGCAGATATGGATCGCGGTTATCATCTAACACGGAATCAGCCTTGGATAAGCTATTTAATCATCGCTACGGTCAAAATTTAGCACGAACGGATATCTTTCCTCCCGCCTGCGATCGCCAAGCTATTAAAAATCGGATTTGGCAAGGTCGAGTTCCCCCAGTTACCGATCCCAAAATGATTGTGGCTTGGAATGCGTTGATGATTTCAGGTTTAATACGGGCATATATAGTATTTGATCAGGAAATTTATCGTCAATTAGCCGTAAATGCGATCACATTCATTTTGCAAAATCAATGGCAAGTTCCGCCTCAAACCCAAACTGCCAACCTTAAAACTAGACTGCATCGAGTTAACTATGGCGGTAATCCTGCGGTTTTGGGACATTCAGAGGATTATGCTTTATTGATCAAGGCACTTTTAGACCTTACCCAAGCCTGCCCTAATAGTATTTACCTTAATCATGCCATACGGGTACAGGCGGAGTTTGATCAATATCTGTGGGATGCCGATCACGGCGGCTATTTTAATACGGATATCAATCCCGATCTGCTAATTCGAGAAAAAACCTACATGGATAATGCTACCCCTGCTGCTAATGGCATTGCGATCGCTAATTTAATTCGGTTGAGCTTACTTACAGAAAATTTAGAATATTTGGATCGAGCAGAAAAAGCCCTTCAGGTATATGCAGGGGCGATCGCTAATAGTCCAATTGGTGTCCCTAGTTTAATCACAGCCCTTGATTGGTGGTATAACCAAACCCTTGTCCGCACCACTAAAAAACTATACCTAGAGCTTCAAGCTAATTACAATCCTGTGATTATACTGCAAGAGGTGAATGAGTTACCCCAAAGAGCGATCGCTATGGTATGTAGAGGATTAGCCTGCCTAGCACCCGCCACTAATATTGATATGTTCAAGTCACAGGTTGCCATTACCCAAACCCGCACTTGATTTTAGATTTGATCCAATACCGATCTGCTTTGGTACCTACCAGATTATTGAAATATTCCAAAAATATACCAAGATTGAGTTAAAAGTTAGCAAGTGTTAACAATCCCATCACTGCCAAAATAAATTTTTAGATATTTCTGAAAATAATTTT
Encoded here:
- a CDS encoding thioredoxin domain-containing protein; the protein is MNHLAETQSLYLRKHAENPINWWYWCDQALELARSQDKLIFLSIGYSSCHWCTVMEEEAFSDTVIANYINEHFIAIKVDREERPDLDSIYMQALQIMGENGGWPLNMFLTPDDLIPFYGGTYFPIEARYGRPSFLRVLQSLHQTYTNKRQELLTYKSQIMQNLQAINQLQPSPIPPQEILNLGVQKCSEVVQNRGQGNCFPMIPYADLVLRRSRFQDADILGSKAKQRGLDLALGGIFDHVAGGWHRYTVDSDWTVPHFEKMLYDNGQIMEYLANLWSAGIKEDGIKVAIARTVEWLQREMTAEEGYFYASQDADSEGREGKFWVWSYQELERILTKSELQALTKEFTITPAGNFEGNNVLKRRYGSRLSSNTESALDKLFNHRYGQNLARTDIFPPACDRQAIKNRIWQGRVPPVTDPKMIVAWNALMISGLIRAYIVFDQEIYRQLAVNAITFILQNQWQVPPQTQTANLKTRLHRVNYGGNPAVLGHSEDYALLIKALLDLTQACPNSIYLNHAIRVQAEFDQYLWDADHGGYFNTDINPDLLIREKTYMDNATPAANGIAIANLIRLSLLTENLEYLDRAEKALQVYAGAIANSPIGVPSLITALDWWYNQTLVRTTKKLYLELQANYNPVIILQEVNELPQRAIAMVCRGLACLAPATNIDMFKSQVAITQTRT